Proteins found in one Drosophila busckii strain San Diego stock center, stock number 13000-0081.31 chromosome 2R, ASM1175060v1, whole genome shotgun sequence genomic segment:
- the LOC108597650 gene encoding probable palmitoyltransferase ZDHHC24 — MKVRKNPLPKRIVDILCFLLIGVFLPIVFIWDISVVLPAVHEPGSFMYNFTFAMALFILFNLKGNLAVCMMVDTSYDPKAVKPPPPESEEYEKWRHCEKCNCLAPPRSWHCKLCGVCILKRDHHCLFTGCCIGNQNHRYFLLFVGFLFVGAIYALVYNCYYIFVIKSALYLKSMTFVMLVFPLPLLMLGFGVASPLFFLVLNFIALLYSSIILVMQVQLVTHGAVSADKVRSKYDNGAYQNFRSVLGERWHLVWLSPFIESKLPHDGYSWQVSQVEKEE, encoded by the exons ATGAAGGTGCGTAAAAATCCACTACCCAAGCGCATCGTCGATATACTTTGTTTTCTGCTCATTGGGGTATTTTTGCCAATAGTTTTCATATGGGACATAAGTGTGGTGTTACCGGCAGTCCATGAGCCAGGCAGCTTTATGTACAACTTTACGTTTGCTATGGccttgtttatattatttaatcttAAGGGCAACTTGGCAGTGTGCATGATGGTTGATACCAGCTACGATC CTAAAGCTGTGAAGCCACCGCCGCCTGAAAGTGAAGAGTACGAGAAGTGGCGACATTGTGAAAAATGTAATTGCTTAGCTCCACCCAGATCTTGGCATTGTAAATTATGCggtgtttgcattttgaaacGTGACCATCATTGTTTATTTACGGGCTGCTGCATTGGCAACCAGAATCATCgttattttttgctatttgttggCTTCCTGTTTGTCGGTGCCATCTATGCGCTGGTCTATAACTGCTACTATATATTCGTTATAAAGTCCGCtctatatttaaaatcaatgaCATTTGTTATGTTGGTCTTTCCGTTGCCGTTGTTAATGCTGGGATTTGGGGTTGCGTCGCCACTATTCTTTTTAGTGCTTAACTTTATAGCTCTACTATACAGCTCCATTATATTGGTAATGCAGGTGCAACTTGTTACGCATGGTGCAGTCAGTGCGGATAAAGTTAGATCCAAATATGACAATGGTGCCTATCAAAACTTTCGCAGTGTTTTAGGCGAGCGCTGGCATTTGGTTTGGCTGAGTCCATTCATCGAAAGTAAATTACCTCATGATGGTTATAGCTGGCAGGTATCTCAAGTAGAAAAAGAGGAGTAA